The following proteins are encoded in a genomic region of Ailuropoda melanoleuca isolate Jingjing chromosome 10, ASM200744v2, whole genome shotgun sequence:
- the LCMT1 gene encoding leucine carboxyl methyltransferase 1 codes for CFLSSLSRFAVSLGYWHDPYIHHFVRLSKERKAPEINRGYFARVHGVSQLIKAFLRKTECHCQILNLGAGMDTTFWRLKDEDLLPQKYFEVDFPMIVTRKLHSINPDGHLLDSKRYAIIGADLRDIPELEEKLKKCNMNPQLPTLLITECVLVYMSPEQSANLLKWAASSFETAMFINYEQVNMDDRFGQIMIENLRRRQCDLAGVETCKSLESQKERLLSNGWETASAVDMMELYSKLPQAEVSRIESLEFLDEMELLEQLMQHYCLCWATKGGHELGLKEITY; via the exons tgcttcctttcttccctttccaggTTTGCAGTAAGCCTTGGCTACTGGCATGACCCTTACATTCACCATTTTGTGAGACTGTCTAAGGAGAGGAAGGCCCCCGAAATTAACAGAG gatATTTTGCTCGAGTCCATGGCGTCAGTCAGCTTATAAAGGCATTTCTACGGAAGACAGAATGTCATTGTCAAATTCTAAATCTTGGGGCTGGGATGGATACCACCTTCTGGAGATTAAAG GATGAAGATCTTCtcccacaaaaatattttgaagtcgATTTTCCAATGATCGTCACGAGAAAGCTACACAGCATCAA TCCAGATGGACACCTGTTGGATTCAAAGAGATATGCCATTATTGGAGCAGATCTCCGAGATATACCTGAACTggaagagaaactaaagaaatgtaACATGAATCcaca attGCCAACACTCCTGATAACTGAATGTGTGCTGGTTTACATGTCTCCGGAGCAGTCTGCCAACCTTCTCAAGTGGGCGGCCAGCAGTTTTGAGACTGCCATGTTCATAAACTACGAACAG gtGAACATGGATGACCGGTTTGGACAGATCATGATCGAGAACCTGAGGAGGCGACAGTGTGACCTGGCAGGAGTGGAGACCTGCAAGTCGTTAGAGTCACAG AAAGAACGGCTCCTGTCGAATGGGTGGGAAACGGCGTCAGCAGTCGACATGATGGAACTGTACAGCAAGTTGCCTCAAGCTGAAGTGAGCAG aATAGAGTCACTTGAATTCCTGGATGAAATGGAGCTTCTCGAACAGCTCATGCAGCATTACTGCCTTTGTTGGGCAACCAAAGGAGGGCATGAACTAG GTTTGAAGGAAATCACTTACTAA